AGTCACTGTTGTAGCTTAAATAATTATTATTTTAATTTTTTTTATCTACATTTTAATTTTTGTATTATGATTATGGCGTTGCGCCTCATCAATCTCAATGTCTAGAAAGTAGTTTATTACAGTCCTGATAGCAACTATTGCACCTAAGATTGCAACTTCTTGTAAGCTTGGCTTCAATATAGTTCTAATTATATCGGCAGCGATAAGAAACTCCAATCCCAGTAGTAAGTAAGTTCCAAG
This portion of the Methanofastidiosum sp. genome encodes:
- a CDS encoding DUF1622 domain-containing protein, which gives rise to MFVLIIEYIAWTIGLIGISVIVYGSLLSIIKFLKIELKRLKANISLKDTDILRVTLGTYLLLGLEFLIAADIIRTILKPSLQEVAILGAIVAIRTVINYFLDIEIDEAQRHNHNTKIKM